One Nesterenkonia populi DNA window includes the following coding sequences:
- a CDS encoding sugar-binding transcriptional regulator codes for MTTTSDELHRVHRAAQLYYEEGATQAEVAAELGISRSSVSRMLSEARRLGIVEIQVRRPAAGGVESLGRELAEALGIRRVRLAPGDQSKHVGPGLAPQARESLHEAGLRSGDALLVASGETTYALAQQRLGDFSGVVVAPTVGGQAEPDPEHQTNEVVRAFTASNGGRPHYLFAPSMPSEALAEALRDDPGYQQIIRDWESASALLMGIGAPTMTRRAIAQSVPRSHPSLARSVGDVCLAFLDREGKEVDFPGRERFVRIPQETLRRIPVRIAAAVGGQKAPSIRAAAKECWFTTLITDEATARAVLAAKD; via the coding sequence ATGACAACGACGTCTGATGAGCTGCACCGGGTCCACCGGGCAGCGCAGCTGTACTACGAGGAGGGGGCCACCCAGGCCGAGGTCGCCGCCGAGCTGGGGATCTCCCGGTCCTCCGTGAGCCGCATGCTCAGCGAGGCCCGGCGGCTCGGAATCGTGGAGATCCAGGTCCGCCGCCCGGCCGCCGGCGGGGTGGAGTCTCTGGGGCGGGAGCTCGCTGAGGCGCTCGGCATCCGGAGGGTCCGTCTAGCCCCCGGCGACCAGTCGAAGCATGTGGGGCCGGGCCTGGCTCCCCAGGCCAGAGAGTCTCTGCATGAGGCCGGCCTGCGGTCAGGGGACGCCCTGCTGGTCGCCTCCGGGGAGACCACCTACGCGTTGGCCCAGCAGCGGCTGGGCGACTTCTCCGGCGTCGTCGTCGCCCCCACGGTGGGCGGGCAGGCGGAGCCGGACCCGGAGCACCAGACCAACGAGGTGGTGCGGGCGTTCACCGCCTCCAACGGCGGGCGCCCGCATTACCTGTTCGCACCGTCCATGCCCTCCGAGGCGCTTGCGGAGGCGCTGCGTGACGACCCGGGCTATCAGCAGATCATCCGGGACTGGGAGTCGGCCTCAGCCCTGCTGATGGGCATCGGAGCGCCGACGATGACGCGCCGGGCGATCGCCCAGTCAGTGCCGCGCAGCCACCCGAGCCTGGCGCGGTCGGTGGGCGATGTGTGCCTGGCGTTCCTGGACCGGGAGGGAAAGGAGGTGGACTTCCCGGGGCGCGAACGGTTTGTGCGGATACCTCAGGAGACGCTGCGCCGCATCCCGGTGCGGATCGCCGCGGCGGTGGGCGGGCAGAAGGCCCCCAGCATCCGGGCGGCGGCCAAGGAGTGCTGGTTCACCACCCTTATCACCGATGAGGCGACGGCCCGGGCTGTGCTCGCGGCGAAGGACTGA
- a CDS encoding inositol monophosphatase family protein: MSTDPSTLDELLRIAKEAARAGADVLAGRTETAPAGIPLTVENSGLQTKTSAADFVTDFDKQAEDAVRDVITSYRPHDVISGEEYGTTEVSDPSGYRWSIDPLDGTTNFVRGIVYYGTSVGLQSPEGEWILGVVDAPALRKLWWASAGQGAWTASYSSDPVQLTGPTGELSAGLLASGFAYDAERREEQAAAVSAMLAQFGNMRRLGAAALDICMVAEGTLDAYAEYGIQEHDWAGAAVIADEAGVPMRRAAHADGNENPDWTIAGDLGISHDQLQPMPEGL, translated from the coding sequence ATGAGCACCGACCCGAGCACACTGGATGAGCTGCTGAGAATCGCCAAGGAGGCCGCCCGGGCCGGAGCCGATGTGCTCGCCGGACGGACTGAGACCGCACCCGCCGGCATCCCGCTGACCGTGGAGAACTCAGGGCTGCAGACCAAGACCTCCGCAGCGGACTTCGTCACCGACTTCGACAAACAGGCTGAGGACGCCGTCCGGGACGTCATCACCTCCTACCGCCCCCACGACGTCATCTCCGGGGAGGAGTACGGCACCACTGAGGTCTCCGACCCCTCGGGCTACCGCTGGTCCATCGACCCGCTGGACGGCACCACCAATTTTGTGCGAGGCATCGTCTACTACGGCACCTCAGTGGGACTGCAGTCCCCTGAGGGCGAATGGATCCTCGGTGTCGTCGACGCCCCCGCCCTGCGCAAGCTCTGGTGGGCGTCCGCCGGTCAGGGCGCCTGGACTGCGTCCTACAGCTCTGACCCGGTGCAGCTCACCGGACCCACCGGTGAGCTCTCCGCCGGGCTGCTGGCCAGCGGCTTCGCCTACGACGCGGAGCGCCGGGAGGAGCAGGCCGCGGCAGTCTCGGCGATGCTCGCCCAGTTCGGCAACATGCGCCGGCTCGGCGCGGCCGCCCTGGACATCTGCATGGTGGCCGAGGGGACCCTGGACGCCTACGCGGAGTACGGCATCCAGGAGCACGACTGGGCAGGCGCAGCGGTGATCGCCGACGAGGCCGGGGTGCCGATGCGCCGGGCCGCCCACGCAGACGGCAACGAGAACCCCGACTGGACGATCGCCGGGGACCTCGGCATCAGCCATGACCAGCTCCAGCCGATGCCGGAAGGACTGTGA
- the hemE gene encoding uroporphyrinogen decarboxylase, producing the protein MGRVTLTSLPETHPFAAGVTADAPLLNQYRGGHDAVGEPSAPSRRPVWFMRQAGRSLPEYRRLRESTTMLDACLDPEMAAEITMQPVRRHDVDAAIFFSDIVVPLRLAGIDVEIQPGVGPVLGSPVRTAADVAKLPDLDEDAFAPIVEAVQRTTAQLGSTPLIGFAGAPFTLAAYMVEGRPSRDHLGPRTMMHADPDTWRALAEWAAEASGAFMRAQVTAGASAAQLFDSWAGSLGRADYAEHVMPHSASALSQVKDLGVPVVHFGTGTGEILDLMKDAGASVVGVDYRLGLAEASRRVGAETPLQGNIDPALLTAPWEVLEAHVRGIVEAGSGAAGHVMNLGHGVPPETDPEVLTRVVELIHSID; encoded by the coding sequence ATGGGGCGCGTGACTTTGACCAGCCTCCCTGAGACCCACCCGTTCGCCGCCGGCGTGACCGCTGACGCTCCGCTGCTCAACCAGTACCGCGGGGGTCATGACGCCGTGGGCGAGCCGTCCGCTCCGTCCCGCCGTCCTGTCTGGTTCATGCGCCAGGCCGGGCGTTCGCTGCCGGAGTACCGGAGGCTGCGCGAGAGCACCACCATGCTGGATGCCTGCCTGGACCCGGAGATGGCCGCTGAGATCACGATGCAGCCGGTTCGCCGGCACGACGTCGACGCCGCGATCTTCTTCTCCGACATTGTGGTTCCGCTGCGCCTGGCGGGGATCGATGTGGAGATCCAGCCCGGGGTCGGTCCGGTGCTGGGCTCGCCGGTGCGCACCGCGGCAGACGTCGCGAAGCTCCCGGATCTGGACGAGGATGCCTTCGCTCCGATCGTTGAGGCGGTTCAGCGGACGACGGCGCAGCTGGGCTCCACGCCTCTGATCGGGTTCGCGGGTGCTCCGTTCACCCTGGCCGCCTACATGGTGGAAGGCCGTCCGTCCCGAGACCACCTGGGGCCGCGGACCATGATGCACGCGGACCCGGACACATGGCGGGCGCTGGCCGAGTGGGCCGCTGAGGCCTCCGGCGCCTTCATGCGCGCCCAGGTGACGGCCGGCGCCTCGGCCGCGCAGCTGTTCGACTCATGGGCCGGCTCGCTGGGCCGGGCCGACTACGCCGAGCACGTGATGCCGCATTCGGCCTCCGCTCTCTCCCAGGTGAAGGACCTGGGGGTCCCGGTGGTGCACTTCGGCACCGGCACCGGGGAGATCCTGGACCTGATGAAGGACGCCGGCGCGAGCGTCGTCGGGGTGGACTACCGGCTGGGCCTGGCGGAGGCGTCCCGTCGCGTGGGCGCGGAGACCCCGCTGCAGGGCAACATCGACCCGGCCCTGCTCACCGCCCCGTGGGAGGTGCTGGAGGCCCACGTCCGCGGGATCGTCGAGGCCGGCTCCGGGGCGGCCGGGCATGTGATGAATCTGGGCCACGGCGTCCCGCCGGAGACTGATCCGGAGGTCCTCACCCGCGTCGTCGAGCTCATCCATTCCATCGATTGA
- a CDS encoding fructosamine kinase family protein, translating to MSFTKSTTPPQAALVEAAGLRWLKRAEHDGGPPVAGVIAAEHGRLELEEVPSGTPSPEAAEAFGSALARMHRSLPAGTEFGELPDDHPSGVPPLFGPADALFEVGADTYDSWGVFHARERLDPVLERLSTHISMDDASVLAKARNRIASGELDLDEPASRLHGDLWAGNVLWSPNGAVLIDPTAHAGHRESDLAVLQMFGLPHLDTVLEAYDQTWPLTDGWEDRVPVHQLFYLAAHWLLFGSSYAPRTLEAARRAVQYE from the coding sequence ATGAGCTTCACCAAGAGCACGACCCCGCCGCAGGCCGCCCTCGTGGAGGCCGCAGGACTGCGGTGGCTGAAGAGGGCTGAGCACGACGGCGGCCCGCCGGTTGCCGGGGTCATCGCCGCCGAGCACGGCCGGCTCGAACTGGAGGAGGTCCCCTCCGGCACACCGTCGCCCGAGGCTGCGGAAGCTTTCGGGTCGGCGCTCGCCCGGATGCACCGCTCCCTGCCGGCGGGCACCGAGTTCGGCGAGCTTCCGGACGATCATCCTTCGGGCGTGCCGCCGCTGTTCGGCCCGGCCGACGCTCTGTTCGAGGTCGGCGCGGACACCTACGACTCCTGGGGCGTGTTCCACGCCCGGGAGCGGCTGGACCCGGTTCTGGAGCGGCTGAGCACCCACATCAGCATGGACGACGCCTCGGTGCTCGCCAAGGCGCGCAACCGGATCGCCTCCGGGGAGCTGGACCTCGACGAGCCGGCATCGCGGCTGCACGGGGACCTCTGGGCCGGCAACGTGCTGTGGAGCCCGAACGGGGCGGTGCTGATCGACCCCACCGCCCACGCAGGGCACCGGGAGTCGGATCTGGCGGTGCTGCAGATGTTCGGCCTGCCCCATCTGGACACAGTCCTGGAGGCCTACGACCAGACCTGGCCGCTGACTGACGGCTGGGAGGACCGGGTCCCGGTGCATCAGCTGTTCTATCTGGCCGCGCACTGGCTCCTGTTCGGCAGCAGCTACGCTCCCCGCACCCTGGAAGCCGCCCGTCGGGCAGTCCAGTACGAATAG
- a CDS encoding flavodoxin domain-containing protein: MTTMVVVASRHGSTAEIGERIASTLSARGVSAHVKDTGEAGQWIYESDNIIVGFPVYRQKFLGEGPLFLEAHRTELQGKPLFLYAVGGGPKLSPELTADLRRFPTRDVAYFRGAISEEKLSFWEKLQLKVGKQPTDVDFRDWPAIESWANGLLAYGVS, encoded by the coding sequence ATGACGACCATGGTCGTAGTGGCGAGCAGGCACGGCTCGACTGCAGAGATCGGCGAGCGGATCGCCTCGACTCTCTCAGCCCGGGGAGTCTCCGCCCACGTGAAGGACACCGGCGAGGCCGGCCAGTGGATCTACGAGTCCGACAACATCATCGTCGGCTTCCCGGTCTACCGGCAGAAGTTCCTCGGTGAGGGCCCCCTCTTCCTGGAGGCTCACCGCACCGAGCTGCAGGGCAAGCCCCTCTTCCTCTACGCGGTCGGCGGAGGCCCCAAGCTCAGCCCTGAGCTCACCGCCGATCTGCGCCGGTTCCCCACCCGTGATGTCGCCTACTTCCGAGGCGCCATCAGCGAGGAGAAGCTCTCCTTCTGGGAGAAGCTGCAGCTGAAGGTCGGCAAGCAGCCCACTGACGTCGACTTCCGCGACTGGCCCGCCATCGAGAGCTGGGCCAACGGCCTCCTCGCCTACGGAGTGAGCTGA
- the ligA gene encoding NAD-dependent DNA ligase LigA, whose amino-acid sequence MTEEHSDAGQPPAEDLREEYAQLAEQVRTHQVAYHVEDAPQISDADYDELIHRLRQIEAEHPELVAADSPTQQIGGEPSSAFAPVQHLQRMYSLEDLFSQDELRVWYDRTVESLQSLRPGEAPRWLTEVKIDGLAISLLYRSGELVRAATRGDGTTGEDVTHNVLTIKDIPQRLQGENHPEEIEVRGEIFMPTAEFNALNERLREAREKEFANPRNAAAGSLRQKDPAKTAERPLSMFVHGIGARSGLELSSQHEAYEQLALWGLPVSPYTRILETFEEIEAYLDEHRANRHSLVHEIDGVVIKVDGFEAQRALGHTSRVPRWAAAYKYPPEEASTELLDIRVQVGRTGRVTPFAMLEPVKVAGSTVEKATLHNQDVVKLKDVKIGDRVTVRKAGDVIPEVLGPVPAERERREAEGLLREFVFPASCPACGAALAPAKEGDVDYRCPNAETCPAQLAERVIHVGSRGALDIEALGEEAGLALTNPDPEEVRPPAELIDAGRTRESGAPVDFDDDGEPRPQSPVLRNEAGLFGLAPEDLRGVYRWREVLEKRAETGKFEPTGRYAPVLYFWTKPQYGPDGQLKEPSKPRENTNTLFKELEKSKEQPLWRVLVALSIRHVGPTASRALASAYGSMDKIRAASEEELAGIDGVGPVIAASIREWFSADWHCRILDAWAAAGVRTEDEVDESAPRTLEGLTVVVTGSLDRFSRDESKEAIIARGGRASGSVSAKTHYVVAGGSAGSKLAKAEQLGVPVLDEDQFEILLKQGPEGLEESA is encoded by the coding sequence GTGACCGAAGAGCACAGCGACGCCGGACAGCCCCCTGCTGAGGACCTCCGTGAGGAGTACGCGCAGCTGGCCGAGCAGGTCCGAACCCACCAGGTCGCGTATCACGTGGAGGACGCCCCGCAGATCTCCGACGCCGACTACGACGAGCTCATCCACCGGCTGCGGCAGATCGAGGCGGAGCATCCCGAGCTGGTCGCCGCGGACTCCCCCACTCAGCAGATCGGCGGCGAGCCCTCCTCTGCGTTCGCGCCGGTCCAGCATCTGCAGCGGATGTACTCCCTGGAGGACCTGTTCTCCCAGGATGAGCTGCGGGTCTGGTACGACCGCACCGTCGAATCCCTGCAGAGCCTGCGGCCCGGGGAGGCGCCCCGCTGGCTCACCGAGGTGAAGATCGACGGCCTGGCCATCAGCCTCCTCTACCGCAGCGGAGAGCTCGTCCGGGCAGCCACCCGCGGCGACGGCACCACCGGCGAGGACGTCACCCACAATGTGCTCACCATCAAAGACATCCCGCAGAGGCTCCAGGGGGAGAACCACCCGGAGGAGATCGAGGTCCGCGGAGAGATCTTCATGCCGACCGCGGAGTTCAATGCGCTCAACGAGCGGCTGCGCGAGGCCCGCGAGAAGGAGTTCGCCAACCCCCGCAACGCCGCCGCGGGCTCCCTTCGGCAGAAGGACCCCGCCAAGACTGCCGAGCGGCCGCTGTCCATGTTCGTGCACGGGATCGGGGCCCGGTCGGGCCTGGAGCTGAGCAGCCAGCACGAGGCCTACGAGCAGCTGGCCCTCTGGGGCCTGCCGGTGTCCCCGTACACGCGGATCCTGGAGACCTTCGAGGAGATCGAGGCGTACCTGGACGAGCACCGGGCCAACCGGCACAGCCTGGTCCACGAGATCGACGGCGTGGTCATCAAGGTCGATGGGTTCGAGGCCCAGCGGGCCCTGGGGCACACCTCCCGCGTGCCCCGGTGGGCGGCCGCGTACAAGTACCCGCCGGAGGAGGCCTCCACCGAGCTGCTGGACATCCGCGTGCAGGTGGGCCGCACCGGCAGGGTCACGCCCTTCGCGATGCTCGAGCCGGTGAAGGTCGCCGGGTCCACTGTGGAGAAGGCCACCCTGCACAACCAGGATGTGGTGAAGCTCAAAGACGTGAAGATCGGAGACCGGGTCACTGTCCGCAAGGCCGGCGACGTCATCCCCGAGGTCCTCGGGCCGGTCCCGGCCGAGCGGGAGCGGCGGGAGGCCGAGGGGCTGCTGCGCGAGTTCGTCTTCCCGGCGTCGTGCCCGGCCTGCGGCGCCGCCCTGGCACCGGCCAAGGAGGGCGACGTCGACTATCGCTGCCCCAACGCTGAGACCTGCCCGGCCCAATTGGCCGAGCGGGTCATCCACGTGGGCTCCCGCGGCGCCCTGGACATTGAGGCCCTCGGCGAGGAGGCCGGGCTGGCGCTCACGAACCCAGACCCGGAGGAGGTCCGTCCGCCCGCCGAGCTCATCGACGCTGGAAGGACCCGCGAATCCGGCGCCCCGGTGGACTTCGACGACGACGGCGAGCCGCGCCCCCAGAGCCCGGTGCTGCGCAACGAGGCCGGCCTCTTCGGCCTTGCCCCGGAGGACCTGCGCGGGGTCTACCGGTGGCGGGAGGTGCTGGAGAAGCGCGCGGAGACCGGAAAGTTCGAGCCCACCGGCCGGTACGCGCCGGTCCTGTACTTCTGGACCAAGCCGCAGTACGGCCCCGACGGCCAGCTCAAAGAGCCGTCCAAGCCGCGGGAGAACACCAACACACTCTTCAAGGAGCTCGAGAAGTCCAAGGAGCAGCCGCTCTGGCGGGTCCTTGTGGCTCTGTCCATCCGGCATGTGGGGCCCACCGCCTCCCGCGCCCTGGCCAGCGCCTACGGGTCCATGGACAAGATCCGAGCTGCCAGCGAGGAGGAGCTCGCCGGGATCGACGGGGTGGGCCCAGTCATCGCCGCCTCGATCCGTGAGTGGTTCAGCGCGGACTGGCACTGCCGCATCCTCGACGCGTGGGCCGCCGCCGGAGTGCGGACGGAGGATGAGGTCGACGAGTCTGCGCCGCGCACCCTGGAGGGCCTCACCGTGGTGGTCACCGGCTCACTGGACCGGTTCTCCCGGGACGAGTCCAAGGAGGCGATCATCGCCCGCGGCGGCCGCGCCTCCGGCTCCGTCTCCGCAAAGACCCACTATGTGGTGGCCGGCGGCTCCGCCGGTTCCAAACTGGCCAAGGCCGAGCAGCTGGGGGTGCCGGTGCTGGACGAGGACCAATTCGAGATTCTGCTGAAGCAAGGCCCCGAAGGACTGGAGGAGAGCGCATGA
- a CDS encoding glutamyl-tRNA reductase, protein MVLFSLVATHSDLDLETVGTLSSGAADVAASVSLPAITLATCNRLEIYAESASGRPEDVRASRQALIEAVAGSSGLDRDTVARSFKVLVEDDAVNHLFEVGAGLDSAVVGEREIAGQVRRSLIEAQAAGTVSGNLTKLFETATRTAKDVGARTALGVRGRSIVSVALDIAGDMRGGSDTFYPAAGALLIGTGAYAGTALAQLAERGVPNISVFSGSGRAEEFLADRAAQLAERGGDARPLQMHELAPALAGADVVIGASGGNRQITAGEIRSLAQLERRQDEGQPPLIVIDLALSHDFAPDVAELPGVELITLESVKLAAPEETSASVEQARAVVADSVQQYLTERRERTADDAIVALRKHTQSVFDEEMEKVRRQHGCTAAAEEVEFAARRIVRKLLHTPTVRARELAAEGRTDEYIAALNALLGLEVEPREDSRRSAPAKRRRAEEFSPAELAQMAAYLQQVPEGGFCRFHRPGEFSVDRLPELSVLRRTA, encoded by the coding sequence GTGGTTCTGTTCTCGCTAGTCGCAACCCACTCCGACCTGGACCTCGAGACGGTCGGAACCCTCTCCTCAGGAGCGGCCGACGTCGCCGCTTCTGTGTCTCTGCCTGCCATCACCCTGGCCACCTGCAACAGGCTTGAGATCTACGCCGAATCCGCCTCCGGAAGGCCCGAGGACGTCCGCGCCTCCCGCCAGGCGCTCATCGAAGCCGTCGCCGGCTCCTCCGGGCTCGACAGAGACACCGTCGCCCGCAGCTTCAAGGTGCTGGTGGAGGACGACGCCGTCAACCACCTCTTCGAAGTCGGGGCCGGGCTGGACTCCGCCGTCGTCGGCGAGCGCGAGATCGCCGGCCAGGTGCGACGCTCCCTGATCGAAGCGCAGGCGGCCGGCACCGTCTCCGGGAACCTCACCAAACTCTTCGAGACCGCCACCCGCACCGCCAAAGACGTCGGCGCCAGGACCGCCTTGGGCGTCCGCGGCCGGTCCATCGTCTCCGTGGCCCTGGACATCGCCGGGGACATGCGCGGCGGCTCAGACACCTTCTACCCCGCCGCCGGCGCCCTGCTGATCGGCACCGGCGCCTACGCCGGCACCGCACTGGCCCAGCTGGCCGAGCGCGGCGTCCCCAATATCTCAGTGTTCTCCGGATCCGGGCGGGCCGAGGAGTTCCTCGCTGATCGGGCCGCGCAGCTCGCCGAGCGCGGAGGGGATGCCCGGCCGCTGCAGATGCACGAGCTCGCCCCCGCCCTGGCCGGCGCCGACGTCGTCATCGGCGCCTCCGGCGGAAACCGTCAGATCACCGCCGGTGAGATCCGCAGCCTCGCGCAGCTGGAGCGCCGCCAGGACGAGGGCCAGCCTCCCCTGATCGTCATCGACCTGGCTCTCTCCCACGACTTCGCCCCTGACGTCGCCGAGCTGCCCGGCGTTGAGCTCATCACCCTGGAGTCCGTGAAGCTCGCCGCCCCCGAGGAGACCTCCGCCTCCGTGGAGCAGGCACGCGCCGTCGTCGCCGACTCCGTGCAGCAGTACCTCACCGAACGCCGGGAGCGCACCGCCGACGACGCGATCGTCGCCCTGCGCAAGCACACCCAGTCCGTCTTCGACGAGGAGATGGAGAAGGTGCGCAGGCAGCACGGCTGCACCGCCGCCGCCGAGGAGGTCGAGTTCGCCGCCCGGCGGATCGTCCGGAAGCTGCTGCACACCCCCACAGTCCGTGCCCGCGAGCTCGCCGCCGAGGGCCGCACCGACGAGTACATCGCCGCCCTCAACGCACTGCTCGGGCTCGAGGTGGAGCCGCGCGAGGACTCCCGGCGCTCCGCCCCCGCCAAACGTCGTCGGGCCGAGGAGTTCTCCCCCGCCGAGCTCGCCCAGATGGCCGCCTACCTGCAGCAGGTCCCCGAAGGCGGCTTCTGCCGCTTCCACCGGCCCGGCGAGTTCTCCGTGGACCGCCTCCCCGAGCTCAGCGTCCTCCGCAGAACGGCCTGA
- a CDS encoding NHL domain-containing thioredoxin family protein, whose translation MTETAAERAVPRTRIRASELIGRGWLNTGGKQVTLEDLRGKIIILDFWTFCCINCLHVLDELRPLEEKYDDVLVTVGVHSPKFEHEADPDALAAAVERYEIEHPVLDDPELTTWQAYSARAWPTLVVIDPEGYIAANLAGEGHVAGLASLVEELVAEHEAKGTLHRGEGVYVPPEPVSRTLRFPGKAVPSPAGEGRFLVSDTGHHRVVELDADLETVVRSWGSGERGHRDGSAETAELNEPQGLAVLPADAAEQAGYDVVVADTVNHRLRGLSTTTGRVITLAGNGVQRLIDGDRARDTGPETPGLLAGGDPLSVSLSSPWDVVWSASGQRVIVAMAGTHQIFSYDPVSRELALFSGTGLEGLTDGAPEEAWFAQTSGLAEDAAGDIWLADSETSSLRVMRVGESPDAPHTETLVGEGLFDFGFRDGVPAQARLQHPLGVAALPDGSVLVADTYNGAVRRYAPARTAADGQSLPAEVSTVARGLKEPSDVLVDADGTSLLVVETNAHQLVRVAVPEQYLTVDEGASQTQRPATAVAPGQFDLQIGFSAPAGQKLDDRWGDPTQLKVSSTPPGLIVEGAGNSEGLTRTLRLSPEVPEGVLHITARAAACDGAPGEEIPMHAACHLYQQDWGIPVTLAQGGDTGLELDLRGVR comes from the coding sequence ATGACTGAGACTGCAGCAGAGCGCGCGGTGCCGCGCACCCGGATCCGTGCTTCGGAGCTGATCGGCCGCGGCTGGCTGAACACCGGCGGGAAGCAGGTCACCCTCGAGGACCTGCGCGGCAAGATCATCATCCTGGACTTCTGGACCTTCTGCTGCATCAACTGCCTCCACGTCCTGGACGAGCTGCGTCCTCTGGAGGAGAAGTACGACGACGTGCTCGTCACCGTCGGCGTGCACTCCCCGAAGTTCGAGCACGAGGCTGACCCGGACGCGCTGGCGGCCGCGGTGGAGCGCTACGAGATCGAGCACCCGGTGCTGGATGATCCGGAGCTCACCACCTGGCAGGCCTACTCCGCCCGCGCCTGGCCCACGCTGGTGGTGATCGACCCGGAGGGCTACATCGCCGCGAATCTCGCCGGCGAGGGCCACGTGGCCGGGCTGGCCTCCCTGGTGGAGGAGCTCGTCGCCGAGCACGAGGCCAAGGGCACCCTGCACCGCGGCGAGGGCGTCTATGTGCCGCCCGAGCCGGTCTCCCGCACTCTCCGTTTCCCCGGCAAGGCGGTCCCGTCCCCGGCGGGGGAGGGACGCTTCCTGGTCTCGGACACCGGTCACCACCGGGTCGTGGAGCTCGACGCCGACCTCGAGACGGTGGTGCGGTCCTGGGGCTCCGGTGAGCGCGGCCACCGGGACGGAAGCGCCGAGACGGCCGAGCTCAATGAGCCCCAGGGCCTCGCCGTGCTGCCCGCCGACGCCGCGGAGCAGGCCGGGTACGACGTCGTCGTCGCCGACACCGTCAACCACCGGCTCCGCGGGCTGAGCACCACCACCGGCCGGGTCATCACCCTGGCGGGAAACGGCGTGCAGCGCCTCATCGACGGCGACCGGGCCAGGGACACGGGTCCGGAGACCCCGGGGCTGCTCGCCGGAGGCGACCCCTTGAGCGTCTCCCTGTCCTCCCCGTGGGACGTGGTGTGGTCCGCCTCAGGACAGCGGGTCATCGTTGCGATGGCCGGCACGCACCAGATCTTCAGCTATGACCCGGTGAGCCGTGAGCTCGCCCTCTTCTCCGGCACCGGGCTGGAGGGCCTCACCGACGGGGCCCCGGAGGAGGCCTGGTTCGCCCAGACCTCAGGGCTTGCTGAGGATGCCGCAGGGGACATCTGGCTGGCCGACTCGGAGACCTCCAGCCTGCGGGTGATGCGCGTGGGGGAGAGCCCGGACGCCCCGCACACCGAAACCCTGGTGGGGGAGGGGCTCTTCGACTTCGGGTTCCGCGACGGCGTCCCCGCCCAGGCTCGCCTGCAGCATCCCCTCGGGGTCGCCGCGCTGCCTGACGGCTCAGTGCTGGTCGCCGACACCTACAACGGCGCTGTCCGCCGCTACGCCCCCGCCCGGACGGCGGCGGACGGCCAGTCCCTGCCCGCTGAGGTGTCCACGGTGGCACGCGGGCTGAAGGAGCCCAGCGACGTCCTCGTCGACGCTGACGGCACCAGCCTGCTGGTGGTGGAGACCAACGCCCACCAGCTGGTGCGCGTGGCTGTCCCCGAGCAGTATCTGACAGTGGACGAGGGCGCCTCGCAGACGCAGCGGCCCGCCACCGCCGTCGCCCCGGGGCAGTTCGACCTGCAGATCGGGTTCAGCGCACCCGCGGGCCAGAAGCTCGACGACCGGTGGGGGGACCCCACCCAGCTGAAGGTCTCGTCCACCCCGCCCGGGCTGATCGTGGAGGGGGCCGGAAACTCCGAGGGGCTCACTCGGACGCTGCGGCTCAGCCCCGAGGTGCCTGAGGGCGTCCTTCACATCACAGCCCGTGCGGCCGCCTGCGACGGTGCCCCCGGCGAGGAGATCCCGATGCACGCCGCCTGCCACCTCTATCAGCAGGACTGGGGCATCCCGGTCACCCTGGCCCAGGGCGGCGACACCGGTCTCGAGCTGGACCTCCGCGGGGTCAGATAG